From Rutidosis leptorrhynchoides isolate AG116_Rl617_1_P2 chromosome 3, CSIRO_AGI_Rlap_v1, whole genome shotgun sequence, a single genomic window includes:
- the LOC139897213 gene encoding ATP synthase subunit delta', mitochondrial-like: MFRQVANRLLTRSTTTYTTTGAAATVCRPYATDVSTEASTGDSDFIEAWKKVTPNIDPPKTPIQFMEPRPPTPSTLPSKLTVNFVLPYSSELSKQEVDMVIVPATTGQMGILPGHVPTIAELKPGLLSVHEGSDVKKYFISSGFAFVHANSYADILAVEAIPIDRIDKDQVQKGLNEFTQKLSSASTDLDKAEAQIGVDVHSALNSALTG; encoded by the exons ATGTTCCGTCAAGTAGCCAATCGCCTTCTCACCAGATCTACAACCACTTACACCACCACCGGCGCCGCTGCCACCGTCTGCCGCCCTTACGCCACCGATGTTTCCACCGAAGCATCCACCGGCGATAGTGATTTCATCGAAGCGTGGAAGAAAGTTACCCCAAACATCGATCCACCAAAAACACCGATTCAATTTATGGAACCACGTCCACCTACACCTTCAACTTTGCCATCTAAACTTACCGTCAATTTCGTCCTTCCGTACTCTTCTGAACTCTCTAAACAAGAG GTTGATATGGTGATTGTTCCTGCAACAACGGGTCAGATGGGTATTTTACCAGGACACGTCCCAACAATTGCAGAGCTTAAACCAGGCCTCTTATCAGTTCACGAAGGTAGCGATGTGAAGAAATACTTCATCAGCAGCGGCTTTGCTTTTGTGCACGCCAATTCTTATGCAGACATATTGGCTGTTGAGGCTATTCCTATTGATCGAATCGATAAAGACCAAGTACAAAAGGGTTTGAACGAGTTTACACAGAAGCTGAGCTCAGCATCAACCGATTTGGACAAAGCTGAAGCCCAAATTGGAGTTGATGTTCATAGTGCTCTCAACTCTGCTCTTACAGGCTAG
- the LOC139900814 gene encoding uncharacterized protein: protein MVVAFFGFFRIQCGVLTSKGVWSNMIDFVVCFISSRKKSAVSWNRSDLGSRNEELLSEMLNVIGSINLSQANDSWSWDLGADQAYSVACTRSYIDEVLLPSVEPSTRWVKCIPRKINIHIWRLALGRLPTRLNLSRRCVEIQQIGCVLCSYNVESTDHVIFECHFALDIWRRVRIWIDLDSPIFKNWVRLDHMVRQLA from the exons ATGGTTGTGGCGTTTTTTGGGTTTTTCCGAATTCAGTGTGGTGTTTTAACAAGTAAAGGGGTATGGTCCAACATG ATAGATTTCGTCGTTTGTTTCATCTCGAGTCGCAAAAAGAGTGCAGTCTCATGGAACCGGTCAGATTTGGGCTCTAGAAATGAGGAGCTGCTGTCCGAGATGCTGAATGTGATTGGGAGTATAAACTTGTCTCAAGCTAATGACTCTTGGAGTTGGGATTTGGGGGCCGATCAAGCATATTCAGTGGCTTGCACGAGATCATACATAGACGAGGTATTGCTCCCATCAGTTGAGCCTTCTACTCGGTGGGTGAAATGTATCCCCCGAAAAATCAATATTCATATTTGGAGATTGGCGTTAGGTAGATTACCAACTCGATTGAATTTGTCCCGTCGTTGCGTTGAGATCCAACAAATCGGTTGTGTGTTGTGCAGTTACAATGTCGAGTCGACTGATCATGTTATTTTCGAGTGTCATTTTGCTCTTGATATATGGAGAAGGGTTCGGATATGGATTGACCTGGATTCACCGATATTTAAGAATTGGGTCCGACTGGATCACATGGTTCGACAATTGGCGTGA